Sequence from the bacterium genome:
GCGAGAGGCCCGGACGCGCATGAAGGCTCTGACGGTCTGCATGGGCAGCGCCTGCCACCTCAAGGACGCGCTGGCGGTCGTGGACGCGTTCCGCGCCGAGATCCGCCGCAACGGCCTCGAGCCGTTCGTCGAGCTCAAGGGCTCGTTCTGCCTCGGCCGCTGCGTCGAGGCGGTGATGGTCAAGTTCGACGACACGCT
This genomic interval carries:
- a CDS encoding (2Fe-2S) ferredoxin domain-containing protein, giving the protein REARTRMKALTVCMGSACHLKDALAVVDAFRAEIRRNGLEPFVELKGSFCLGRCVEAVMVKFDDTLIPGVGAHNAQEVFQNEVLPRCRS